A region from the Bacteroidota bacterium genome encodes:
- a CDS encoding mannose-1-phosphate guanylyltransferase translates to MSPNSNYYCVIMAGGIGARFWPMSKTSRPKQFIDIMGTGKTLIQMTFDRFFSLCPAENIYIVTNEIYRDLVLEQLPAIRPEQVLCEPSRRNTAPCIAYANHVIMQRNPDAVIVVAPSDHIILNEKEFVDDLSDAMKVASEHDWLLTLGIRPSRPDTGYGYIQYFEDEVLSEVPKLRKVKTFTEKPNYDLAVSFLESGDFLWNAGIFIWSLKNINRAFDAYLPEVNELFREGLGKYGTEQEKEFIRQTYAVCRNISIDYGVMEKATNVYVMAVNFGWSDLGTWGSLYEIRSKDDNMNAVVGNNVMLYDSKGCIVNMPKDKLVVLQGLEDYIVVEDDNALLICQKKNEQMIRQFVNDIMVDKGERFI, encoded by the coding sequence ATGAGCCCAAACAGCAATTATTACTGCGTAATCATGGCCGGTGGCATAGGTGCCCGATTCTGGCCCATGAGCAAAACCTCGCGTCCCAAGCAGTTCATTGATATTATGGGAACAGGCAAGACGTTGATTCAGATGACTTTTGACAGGTTTTTTTCGCTTTGTCCCGCTGAAAATATTTACATTGTCACCAACGAAATTTACCGCGACCTTGTGCTCGAACAGCTTCCGGCCATACGTCCGGAACAGGTGCTGTGCGAGCCGAGCCGGCGCAATACGGCACCTTGCATTGCCTATGCCAACCACGTGATCATGCAACGCAACCCGGATGCAGTCATAGTGGTGGCGCCCAGCGACCATATCATCCTCAACGAGAAGGAATTTGTCGACGACCTGTCCGATGCCATGAAGGTGGCTTCCGAACACGACTGGCTGCTTACCCTGGGCATCAGGCCAAGTCGCCCGGATACTGGTTATGGATATATACAGTATTTTGAAGATGAGGTGCTTAGCGAGGTGCCTAAGCTGCGCAAGGTGAAAACATTCACCGAAAAGCCCAACTACGATCTTGCCGTTTCTTTCCTCGAAAGTGGCGATTTTCTGTGGAATGCCGGCATCTTTATCTGGTCGCTGAAAAACATTAACCGTGCCTTCGATGCCTATTTGCCCGAGGTGAACGAGTTGTTTCGCGAAGGGCTGGGAAAATACGGTACGGAACAGGAGAAGGAGTTTATCCGTCAGACATATGCCGTATGCCGCAACATTTCCATTGACTACGGAGTGATGGAAAAGGCCACCAATGTGTATGTGATGGCCGTCAATTTTGGCTGGAGTGACCTGGGCACCTGGGGTTCGCTCTACGAAATCCGTTCCAAGGATGACAACATGAATGCGGTGGTGGGCAACAACGTCATGCTCTACGATTCGAAGGGTTGTATTGTGAACATGCCCAAAGACAAGCTCGTGGTGCTGCAGGGCCTCGAAGATTACATCGTGGTGGAAGACGACAATGCCTTATTGATCTGCCAGAAAAAAAACGAACAGATGATCCGCCAGTTTGTCAATGACATTATGGTTGACAAGGGCGAGCGCTTTATCTGA
- a CDS encoding CoA transferase subunit B — MALDKNGIAKRIAQELRDGYYVNLGIGIPTLVANYIPEGMEVVLQSENGLLGIGPFPLPGEEDPDLINAGKQTITYTKGAAFFDSSTSFAMIRGGHIDLTVLGAFEVSEKGDIASWKIPGKMVKGMGGAMDLVASAKNIIVAMTHTDPKGNSKLLPECTLPLTGVRCVRKIVTDLAVLEITAEGFLLLERAPGVEVEEIVRKTAGKLIVPDYVPEMQV, encoded by the coding sequence ATGGCACTCGATAAAAACGGCATAGCAAAACGCATTGCGCAGGAGCTGCGCGACGGTTATTACGTCAATCTGGGCATTGGCATTCCCACCCTGGTAGCCAACTACATTCCTGAAGGGATGGAAGTGGTGCTCCAGTCGGAAAACGGCTTGCTTGGCATTGGCCCTTTTCCCCTGCCAGGAGAAGAAGACCCCGACCTGATTAACGCCGGCAAGCAAACCATTACCTACACCAAGGGGGCGGCATTTTTCGACTCGTCCACCAGTTTCGCCATGATCCGTGGCGGACATATCGACCTCACCGTCCTGGGCGCCTTCGAAGTTTCGGAAAAAGGAGACATCGCCAGCTGGAAGATACCGGGCAAAATGGTCAAAGGCATGGGAGGCGCCATGGATCTGGTAGCCTCTGCAAAAAACATCATTGTGGCCATGACCCATACCGACCCGAAAGGAAATTCAAAATTGCTGCCGGAATGCACCCTTCCGCTCACGGGCGTGCGTTGCGTGCGCAAAATTGTCACCGACCTGGCCGTGCTCGAAATTACCGCGGAAGGCTTCCTTTTGCTGGAGCGTGCTCCTGGCGTGGAGGTGGAGGAGATTGTCCGGAAAACAGCCGGTAAACTGATCGTGCCGGACTACGTACCCGAGATGCAGGTCTGA
- a CDS encoding CoA transferase subunit A — translation MKKVYPDALSALAGISDHMTLMVGGFGLCGIPENCISALVQMGVKGLTCISNNAGVDNFGLGLLLRNRQIRKMISSYVGENAEFERQLLAGELEVELIPQGTLAERCRAGGAGIPAFYVPAGFGTEVAQGKEVREFNGKMYLLEHALTADFALVKAWKGDTHGNLIYRHTANNFNHAMAMAGKITIAEVEHLVPAGELDPNQIHTPGIFVQRIFQATNLEKRIEFVTTRKA, via the coding sequence ATGAAAAAAGTATATCCCGATGCCTTGTCTGCCCTGGCCGGAATTTCCGACCATATGACCTTGATGGTTGGAGGCTTTGGCTTGTGCGGTATTCCTGAAAACTGCATCTCGGCCCTGGTGCAGATGGGCGTAAAAGGGCTCACCTGTATTTCGAACAATGCTGGTGTGGACAATTTCGGTCTGGGATTGTTGCTTCGCAACCGCCAGATCCGTAAAATGATCTCCTCGTATGTGGGTGAAAACGCGGAATTTGAGCGCCAGTTGCTTGCCGGCGAGCTCGAAGTGGAACTTATCCCTCAGGGCACCCTTGCCGAACGATGCAGGGCGGGAGGTGCTGGCATCCCGGCATTCTACGTGCCGGCAGGTTTTGGCACCGAAGTGGCACAGGGCAAAGAAGTACGCGAGTTCAACGGAAAGATGTATCTGCTCGAACATGCTCTCACTGCCGATTTTGCACTGGTCAAGGCATGGAAGGGCGACACCCACGGCAACCTGATTTACCGCCACACCGCCAACAACTTCAACCATGCCATGGCCATGGCCGGCAAAATAACCATTGCCGAGGTTGAACACCTGGTGCCCGCCGGCGAGCTCGACCCCAACCAGATACACACCCCAGGCATCTTTGTCCAGCGCATCTTCCAGGCCACCAATCTGGAAAAACGCATCGAATTTGTCACCACACGCAAAGCTTAA